Proteins from a single region of Nocardiopsis dassonvillei subsp. dassonvillei DSM 43111:
- a CDS encoding VOC family protein — MSDATETAPRASSPDERHLSDDAGMDAVTLRVGDLESMTSYYANALALEPVEERAHGREVHRVLGRGRTPMVRLVSTPGLPAVDPRQAGLFHTAFLFEDPASLAATVYRAAQEPRSRFVGSSDHLVSEAFYFTDPEGNGIELYTDRDRSAWRYDQGRLRMGTLYLDPNDYLRTHLDEAVVAEGPHRAGRVGHVHLQVGDIGTARAFYVDAIGFETTVDTYPGALFASAGGYHHHVAMNTWQSAGAGPRAASLGLGDVAITVPARQDLDALVARLREHKLAHADTGRSVVLRDPWDTQVTVALPGTSAEELLDR; from the coding sequence ATGTCCGATGCGACCGAGACGGCACCGCGGGCGTCGTCCCCGGACGAGCGCCACCTGAGCGACGACGCGGGCATGGACGCCGTGACCCTGCGCGTGGGCGACCTGGAGTCGATGACCTCGTACTACGCGAACGCGCTCGCCCTGGAGCCGGTCGAGGAAAGGGCGCACGGGCGCGAGGTGCACCGCGTGCTCGGCCGCGGCCGGACCCCCATGGTCCGGCTGGTCTCCACCCCGGGGCTGCCCGCCGTCGACCCGCGCCAGGCCGGGCTGTTCCACACCGCGTTCCTGTTCGAGGACCCCGCGTCACTCGCCGCGACCGTCTACCGCGCGGCGCAGGAGCCGCGCAGCCGGTTCGTGGGCTCCTCCGACCACCTGGTCAGCGAGGCCTTCTACTTCACCGACCCCGAGGGCAACGGTATCGAGCTCTACACCGACCGGGACCGGTCGGCCTGGAGGTACGACCAGGGGCGGCTGCGGATGGGCACGCTGTACCTGGACCCCAACGACTACCTGCGCACGCACCTCGACGAGGCGGTCGTCGCCGAGGGGCCGCACCGGGCGGGCAGGGTCGGACACGTCCACCTGCAGGTCGGCGACATCGGGACCGCCAGGGCCTTCTACGTCGACGCCATCGGGTTCGAGACCACGGTCGACACCTACCCGGGCGCGCTGTTCGCGTCGGCGGGCGGCTACCACCACCACGTCGCGATGAACACCTGGCAGAGCGCGGGCGCGGGTCCGCGCGCCGCGAGCCTGGGGCTGGGCGACGTGGCGATCACCGTGCCCGCGCGCCAGGACCTCGACGCGCTCGTCGCGCGCCTGAGGGAGCACAAGCTGGCCCACGCCGACACCGGCAGATCGGTGGTGCTCCGCGACCCGTGGGACACCCAGGTCACGGTCGCCCTTCCCGGCACCAGCGCCGAGGAACTCCTGGACCGCTGA
- a CDS encoding MmcQ/YjbR family DNA-binding protein, with protein MGVKIERFVRLVSALPECESRDSDQYTTFRVRGRPFGYLWPRTATVGLKQTLLEQTALVAERPEVFEVQFTAGGFGWVVVHLDGIDLDELSELTLEAWYLTAPEELTAAPPTPASLVRA; from the coding sequence ATGGGTGTGAAGATCGAGCGGTTCGTGCGGTTGGTGAGCGCGCTGCCGGAGTGCGAGTCCAGGGACTCGGACCAGTACACGACGTTCCGCGTGCGCGGCAGGCCCTTCGGCTACCTGTGGCCGCGCACCGCCACCGTGGGGCTCAAGCAGACCCTTCTGGAGCAGACCGCGCTGGTGGCCGAGCGGCCCGAGGTGTTCGAGGTGCAGTTCACCGCGGGCGGGTTCGGCTGGGTGGTCGTCCACCTCGACGGGATCGACCTGGACGAGCTCAGCGAGCTCACCCTGGAGGCCTGGTACCTGACCGCCCCGGAGGAGCTGACCGCCGCCCCGCCGACCCCGGCGTCCCTGGTCCGGGCCTGA
- a CDS encoding CG0192-related protein has product MAIIYKADLTPSKPELIGAWLDAQPWAGRGPGEILGAYRFDDPEGEVGVEVFLVRRGDRLLHLPLTYRGAPLPDHEDHLVGTLEHSVLGTRWVYDGTEDEVSLACFRRALEGGQEQAELEVWEEGRRLENRSQQVVVSREPGTGAPRGGRVLVQRVLDGEPEGSVRLLARWGDERAVVAALV; this is encoded by the coding sequence ATGGCGATCATCTACAAGGCCGATCTCACACCGAGCAAACCCGAGCTGATCGGCGCCTGGCTGGACGCTCAGCCGTGGGCGGGCCGGGGGCCCGGTGAGATCCTCGGCGCGTACCGGTTCGACGACCCGGAGGGCGAGGTCGGGGTGGAGGTGTTCCTGGTCCGGCGCGGGGACCGTCTGCTCCACCTGCCGCTGACCTACCGGGGCGCGCCCCTGCCCGACCACGAGGACCACCTCGTCGGCACCCTGGAGCACTCCGTCCTGGGAACGCGCTGGGTCTACGACGGCACCGAGGACGAGGTGTCCCTCGCCTGCTTCCGGCGGGCGCTGGAGGGCGGGCAGGAGCAGGCGGAGCTGGAGGTCTGGGAGGAGGGCCGCCGCCTGGAGAACAGGTCCCAGCAGGTCGTGGTCTCCAGGGAGCCCGGCACCGGCGCCCCCCGGGGCGGGCGGGTGCTGGTCCAGCGGGTCCTGGACGGTGAGCCCGAGGGGAGCGTGCGGCTTCTCGCCCGGTGGGGCGACGAGCGGGCGGTGGTCGCGGCACTGGTCTGA
- a CDS encoding caspase, EACC1-associated type, producing the protein MTEQAASKPPDGGRMDTAGGGRGRLDPARSACVLIGVDAYQNLPDLRSVPRNLKDLERALADTDLWGVPEDRRWVVRNPSLPGELTGPIYDAADKAEDTLLVYYAGHGLLEIRDDQLYLTLSSSVRDRSETSLAYGVLRDILRESRKSVKRQIVILDCCYSGRALDGVMTGTTVPDKQQIEIEGSYVLTSTTGSGQAKAPPEARHTAFTGELIDILTSGDPGNKQQELLTLNQIYRLLRTRLADKGLPEPQRMDRNGVGDLLFVRNRQGPRPPVPVPAALPRRTMASLAAATLVPGLLLGGLGGYQLREWTDPRFGTAPFPGPCDTHGRARLLDVSDQLDQPPENEHLGSPVEGLSALALTGNGSEALVIRDNEPAQFFTLGLGAPESLAPTVTGMQILYGPDGESFDAFDGEGLVVENGGESILVAAEHEPSIRRFGTADGGQIGDPLPLPEAFLPAPLGEAQPGRNLESLTATPDGAHLFAGMEGPLFGDADVHGRHQLRIQRYRGEPGGAYALDRQYGYQTEVGLYLAELAAIDENHLLALERGYLGGLGNAIRVYEVNLGAAQDVTGRTLSRNAGDLLAHKELLFDMADCPEGDVVSDETQQNQILANVEGMALGPVMREAPYEGRRVLYLVSDDNGRHTQATRLYSLAVDLG; encoded by the coding sequence GTGACGGAGCAGGCCGCGTCGAAGCCGCCCGACGGGGGGCGGATGGACACCGCGGGCGGTGGGCGGGGCCGGTTGGACCCCGCCCGGTCGGCCTGTGTCCTGATCGGGGTCGACGCCTACCAGAACCTGCCGGATCTGCGCTCGGTGCCGCGGAACCTGAAGGATCTGGAACGGGCGCTGGCGGACACCGACCTCTGGGGCGTTCCCGAGGACCGGCGCTGGGTGGTGCGCAACCCCTCCCTGCCGGGCGAGCTGACCGGGCCGATCTACGACGCCGCGGACAAGGCCGAGGACACCCTGCTCGTCTACTACGCCGGGCACGGCCTCCTGGAGATCCGCGACGACCAGCTCTACCTGACGCTCTCCAGCTCGGTGCGCGACCGCAGCGAGACCTCGCTCGCCTACGGTGTGCTGCGCGACATCCTCAGGGAGTCCAGGAAGAGCGTCAAGCGGCAGATCGTGATCCTCGACTGCTGTTACAGCGGCAGGGCGCTCGACGGAGTGATGACCGGGACGACGGTCCCGGACAAGCAGCAGATCGAGATCGAGGGCTCCTACGTCCTGACCTCCACCACCGGGAGCGGTCAGGCCAAGGCCCCTCCGGAGGCGAGGCACACCGCCTTCACCGGTGAGCTCATCGATATCCTGACCAGCGGCGACCCCGGGAACAAGCAGCAGGAACTGCTCACCCTCAACCAGATCTACCGCCTGCTGAGGACGAGGCTCGCCGACAAGGGCCTCCCGGAACCGCAGCGGATGGACCGGAACGGCGTCGGCGACCTGCTCTTCGTACGCAACCGGCAGGGTCCGCGTCCTCCCGTGCCGGTCCCCGCGGCGCTGCCGCGCCGCACGATGGCCTCCCTGGCCGCCGCGACCCTGGTCCCCGGCCTCCTCCTCGGAGGGCTGGGCGGCTACCAGCTCCGCGAGTGGACGGACCCGCGCTTCGGCACCGCACCGTTTCCCGGCCCCTGCGACACGCACGGCCGGGCGCGGCTCCTCGACGTCTCCGACCAGCTCGACCAGCCGCCCGAGAACGAACACCTGGGGAGCCCGGTCGAGGGCCTGTCCGCCCTCGCCCTCACCGGCAACGGCTCCGAGGCCCTCGTGATCCGCGACAACGAGCCCGCGCAGTTCTTCACCCTCGGGCTCGGCGCCCCCGAGTCCCTGGCCCCCACCGTCACGGGAATGCAGATCCTCTACGGTCCGGACGGTGAGTCCTTCGACGCGTTCGACGGCGAGGGGCTGGTCGTGGAGAACGGCGGTGAGAGCATCCTGGTCGCGGCCGAGCACGAACCGTCCATCCGCCGTTTCGGGACCGCCGACGGCGGGCAGATCGGGGACCCCCTACCGCTGCCGGAGGCCTTCCTCCCGGCCCCGCTCGGCGAGGCGCAGCCCGGACGCAACCTCGAATCCCTGACCGCCACCCCGGACGGCGCCCACCTGTTCGCGGGTATGGAGGGCCCGCTCTTCGGCGACGCGGACGTGCACGGCCGCCACCAGCTGCGTATCCAGCGCTACCGGGGCGAGCCCGGAGGCGCCTACGCACTCGACCGCCAGTACGGGTACCAGACGGAGGTGGGCCTCTACCTCGCGGAGCTGGCGGCGATCGACGAGAACCACCTGCTCGCCCTCGAACGCGGTTACCTCGGCGGGCTCGGCAACGCCATCCGCGTGTACGAGGTGAACCTCGGCGCCGCCCAGGATGTGACCGGCAGGACGCTCAGCAGGAACGCCGGTGACCTCCTGGCCCACAAGGAACTCCTGTTCGACATGGCGGACTGCCCTGAGGGCGACGTCGTCTCCGACGAGACCCAGCAGAACCAGATCCTGGCCAACGTCGAGGGCATGGCCCTCGGTCCCGTGATGAGGGAGGCCCCCTACGAGGGCCGCCGCGTGCTGTACCTGGTCTCCGACGACAACGGGCGCCACACCCAGGCGACCCGGCTCTACTCGCTCGCGGTCGACCTGGGCTGA
- a CDS encoding effector-associated constant component EACC1 has product MNVQLSVHGPTSDAEFRSLYRWLRGEAGNLRAAGVTMEHTGGSLDEPDVMGGAFEVVQFVCDFGAQYGALAVAIASWRRAHPARSSFTFERDGVKITLTEAELDDLPTVLRALEELRDADEPEDGE; this is encoded by the coding sequence ATGAACGTTCAACTGTCGGTGCACGGACCCACCAGTGACGCCGAGTTCAGGTCCCTGTACCGGTGGCTGAGGGGCGAGGCCGGAAACCTGCGCGCCGCGGGCGTCACGATGGAGCACACGGGCGGCTCTCTCGACGAGCCCGACGTCATGGGCGGCGCCTTCGAGGTCGTCCAGTTCGTCTGCGACTTCGGAGCCCAGTACGGCGCGCTCGCCGTGGCCATCGCGTCCTGGCGGCGCGCGCACCCGGCCCGTTCCTCGTTCACCTTCGAGCGCGACGGTGTCAAGATCACCCTCACCGAAGCCGAACTCGACGACCTGCCCACGGTGCTGCGCGCCCTGGAGGAACTCCGGGACGCGGACGAGCCGGAGGACGGGGAGTGA
- a CDS encoding peptidoglycan recognition protein family protein, whose translation MTNTHGSGPDRRSILRAATIASATAALGAVGATSAFARPADTSAAVQAAQPYLYWRGAWGARPPSSPIQVLAAAPRYIVVHHTATPNSTNYSLDHALNLSRSIQNHHMDTNGWSDTGQQLTISRGGYVMEGRDRTPEAIAAGNHVVGAHVANHNNTCIGIENEGLYTSAGPTAALTDALVQTLAWLCGAYGLNPHGAILGHRDFNATACPGDVLYSRLPELRDRAAQTMRARGIAIAARQEPGEDGPTYPPVPDDEPDRLFYHGPARGPDDFSR comes from the coding sequence ATGACCAACACCCACGGGTCAGGTCCGGACAGGCGCAGCATCCTGCGCGCGGCCACCATCGCCTCAGCCACCGCCGCCCTCGGTGCGGTCGGCGCCACAAGCGCCTTCGCCCGACCGGCCGACACGAGCGCCGCCGTCCAGGCGGCCCAGCCCTACCTGTACTGGCGGGGCGCCTGGGGCGCACGCCCGCCGAGCAGCCCCATCCAGGTCCTGGCCGCCGCGCCCCGCTACATCGTGGTCCACCACACCGCGACGCCCAACAGCACCAACTACTCCCTCGACCACGCCCTGAACCTGTCCAGGTCGATCCAGAACCACCACATGGACACCAACGGGTGGAGCGACACCGGTCAGCAGCTCACCATCAGCCGCGGCGGCTACGTCATGGAGGGCCGCGACCGCACCCCGGAGGCCATCGCGGCGGGCAACCACGTCGTGGGCGCCCACGTGGCCAACCACAACAACACCTGCATCGGCATCGAGAACGAGGGCCTGTACACGAGCGCGGGCCCGACCGCGGCCCTGACCGACGCGCTGGTGCAGACCCTGGCGTGGCTGTGCGGCGCCTACGGGCTCAACCCCCACGGCGCCATCCTGGGCCACCGCGACTTCAACGCCACCGCCTGCCCCGGCGACGTGCTGTACTCCAGGCTCCCCGAGCTGCGCGACAGGGCCGCCCAGACGATGCGGGCCCGGGGCATCGCCATCGCCGCCCGCCAGGAGCCGGGCGAGGACGGCCCCACCTACCCGCCCGTGCCCGACGACGAGCCGGACCGCCTGTTCTACCACGGTCCCGCCCGGGGCCCGGACGACTTCTCCCGCTAG
- a CDS encoding type ISP restriction/modification enzyme, producing the protein MVQVFVNDVVRVLGRGGEDEEQLRGPLKVLIESMGASLGLPNSVYGEVSLPDLQARPDFGVDLTGIDQGPHGRVGYIELKRPGKPIPPERLTDRRDREQWQKFQSLPNVLYTNGTEWSLFRHGNPVLRTVRTPDLTSGRKRFPQVDPVFTDLIREFLLWQPEAEPGLDRLITRVADLCAQLREEISEILTDERVHGRGTPFIRLAHEWRDLLFPHLKPDREFADVYAQTVTFSLILAREDGVDFGGRDLDGIGELLGKRHAFLGQAFSLLTESRDVRTITVLPTLVRVLEAVDWLRLTRGRPRAHADLYETFLTRYDPALRKSSGSYYTPAPVADFLTEFTDSVLRKRMDLPLGFADRSVTTVDPAMGSGTFLSSAMDRARRNLEEEFGPVHTRTCLKDLYRDRLAGFERSTAAFAVSELRLHQQLSEQYGAEVPEEHRRFLCNTLDDPNHHYQSFGRRYDDLVHFRDQANQVKNSTPVMVVIGNPPYIESAKQRDPAPWLERRRSPAGDPVTSRPSMDEFRELGQGGLDYKLSAVSLYFWRWATWKAFDAHPEQPSGVVAFVSTSAYLTGDAFAGMRRYLRSTADEGWIVDLSPEGHRPPANTRVFGGVQQPVCIGIFARYGHPRPDVPARIWHASVEGPQAEKFAALKCDGGLRLDGGNWKECPEGWTDPFHPQHGRWGLLPAVGDLMPWRSPGVTTNRTWVITPDRATFNRRWERLASARPEDQDRLFKATRDRSVHRPFPGRHTIAEDRVPPRTALISHRAFGHQHMADDPRYVDFRRPGLWAANGDHQIHVVEQHAEAISSGPGLLFSALVPDVHYFNGRGGRVLPLYRDPSGSSPNLAPGLLAHLTERLGRGVGPEDVVAYLAAVAAHPGYTAAFREDLRTPGARIPLTADPKLWDGAVELGREVVWLHTYGVRMRDPGAGRPAHMPRLPRQRRPQVLREIPDRSGHLPDRVWHDGGQGSGGPRLHVGEGVIGPVETAAWEYEVGGMHVIRKWFSARERDPRHVRRGSPLDDIRPDRWTPEFTEQLLHLITVLTRLVDLEPRQLDLFERIRTGPLVTTQELEGARILPVAPGVRKGPRSSGQGELPLT; encoded by the coding sequence TTGGTCCAGGTTTTCGTCAACGACGTCGTCCGTGTCCTGGGACGCGGTGGTGAGGACGAGGAGCAGCTCCGGGGCCCGCTCAAGGTGCTCATCGAGAGCATGGGCGCCTCGCTGGGGCTGCCGAACAGCGTCTACGGCGAGGTCTCCCTCCCCGACCTCCAGGCAAGACCGGACTTCGGGGTCGACCTCACCGGAATCGACCAAGGGCCACACGGCAGGGTCGGATACATCGAACTCAAACGTCCGGGAAAACCGATTCCTCCCGAGAGGTTGACCGACAGACGCGACCGCGAGCAGTGGCAGAAATTCCAGAGCCTGCCGAATGTCCTCTACACCAACGGAACGGAATGGTCCCTGTTCCGCCACGGAAACCCGGTCCTGAGAACGGTGCGCACACCCGACCTGACATCAGGGCGAAAGAGGTTCCCCCAGGTCGACCCGGTGTTCACCGATCTGATCCGCGAGTTCCTCCTCTGGCAGCCGGAGGCCGAACCCGGGCTGGACCGACTGATCACCCGGGTGGCGGATCTGTGCGCCCAGCTCCGCGAGGAGATCTCCGAGATCCTCACCGATGAAAGGGTGCACGGCCGGGGCACCCCCTTCATCCGCCTGGCACACGAATGGCGCGACCTGCTCTTCCCACACCTCAAACCCGACAGGGAGTTCGCCGACGTCTACGCGCAGACCGTCACCTTCTCCCTGATCCTGGCCCGCGAGGACGGGGTGGACTTCGGCGGCCGCGACTTGGACGGCATCGGTGAACTCCTGGGCAAACGGCATGCCTTCCTGGGCCAGGCCTTCTCCCTGCTCACCGAGTCCCGGGACGTGCGGACCATCACCGTCCTGCCCACACTCGTCCGGGTCCTGGAGGCGGTGGACTGGCTCCGGCTGACACGCGGACGGCCCAGGGCGCACGCCGACCTGTACGAGACCTTCCTGACCAGATACGACCCCGCGCTGCGCAAGAGCTCCGGCTCCTACTACACGCCCGCCCCCGTAGCGGACTTCCTCACGGAGTTCACCGACTCAGTCCTGCGAAAGCGCATGGACCTGCCGCTCGGTTTCGCCGACCGCTCGGTGACCACGGTGGATCCGGCAATGGGGAGCGGGACCTTCCTGTCCTCGGCCATGGACCGGGCCCGCCGCAACCTGGAGGAGGAGTTCGGCCCCGTACACACACGCACGTGCCTCAAGGACCTGTACCGCGACCGCCTCGCCGGCTTCGAACGCAGCACTGCGGCCTTCGCGGTGTCCGAACTCAGGCTGCACCAGCAGCTCAGCGAGCAGTACGGCGCGGAGGTCCCCGAGGAACACCGACGGTTCCTGTGCAACACCCTGGACGACCCGAACCACCATTACCAGTCCTTCGGACGGCGCTACGACGACCTGGTCCACTTCCGGGATCAGGCCAACCAGGTCAAGAACTCCACCCCGGTGATGGTGGTCATCGGCAACCCGCCCTACATCGAGAGCGCGAAACAGCGGGACCCCGCCCCCTGGCTGGAGCGGCGCCGGTCCCCGGCTGGTGATCCGGTCACCTCGCGCCCGTCCATGGACGAGTTCCGGGAGCTGGGACAGGGCGGTCTCGACTACAAGCTCTCCGCGGTCAGCCTCTACTTCTGGCGCTGGGCGACCTGGAAGGCCTTCGACGCCCACCCCGAACAGCCCAGCGGCGTCGTCGCCTTCGTCAGCACCTCCGCGTACCTGACGGGGGACGCCTTCGCCGGTATGCGCCGCTACCTGCGCTCGACCGCCGATGAGGGGTGGATCGTCGACCTCTCCCCCGAGGGGCACCGTCCCCCGGCCAACACGCGCGTCTTCGGCGGGGTACAGCAACCGGTCTGTATCGGGATCTTCGCCCGCTACGGACATCCCCGGCCCGACGTCCCCGCCCGGATCTGGCACGCGAGCGTAGAGGGGCCGCAAGCCGAGAAGTTCGCGGCGCTCAAATGCGACGGAGGGCTGCGGCTCGACGGCGGGAACTGGAAGGAGTGTCCAGAGGGATGGACCGACCCCTTCCACCCGCAGCACGGGCGGTGGGGTCTCCTCCCGGCCGTCGGTGACTTGATGCCGTGGCGGTCGCCGGGGGTGACCACCAACCGGACGTGGGTCATCACCCCCGACCGTGCCACCTTCAACCGGCGGTGGGAGAGGCTCGCCAGCGCCCGGCCAGAGGACCAGGACCGATTGTTCAAGGCCACCCGTGATCGGAGCGTGCACCGCCCGTTCCCCGGTCGGCACACCATTGCCGAGGACCGTGTCCCCCCGCGTACCGCCTTGATCTCACACCGTGCCTTCGGCCACCAGCACATGGCGGACGATCCCCGATATGTGGACTTCCGTCGCCCGGGCCTGTGGGCGGCCAACGGCGACCATCAGATCCACGTGGTCGAACAGCACGCCGAGGCGATCTCCTCAGGCCCCGGTCTCCTGTTCAGCGCGCTCGTTCCGGATGTGCACTACTTCAACGGCCGCGGCGGTCGAGTGCTGCCGCTCTACCGCGACCCCTCCGGCAGTTCTCCCAACCTCGCGCCGGGACTGCTGGCGCACCTCACCGAACGACTGGGGCGCGGTGTCGGTCCCGAGGACGTCGTCGCCTACCTCGCCGCCGTCGCGGCCCACCCGGGGTACACCGCGGCCTTCCGGGAGGACCTGCGGACTCCCGGAGCTCGCATCCCCCTCACCGCTGACCCGAAGCTGTGGGACGGGGCCGTGGAACTCGGCCGTGAGGTCGTGTGGCTGCACACCTACGGCGTCCGTATGCGCGACCCCGGGGCGGGTCGTCCAGCGCACATGCCCAGGCTCCCTCGGCAGCGCCGCCCCCAGGTGCTCAGGGAGATTCCCGACCGTTCCGGCCACCTGCCCGACCGGGTCTGGCACGACGGCGGACAGGGTTCCGGAGGGCCGCGCCTGCACGTGGGTGAGGGTGTCATCGGCCCGGTGGAAACGGCCGCCTGGGAGTACGAGGTGGGCGGCATGCACGTCATCAGGAAGTGGTTCTCCGCCAGGGAGCGCGATCCCAGGCACGTACGCAGGGGCTCTCCCCTGGACGACATCCGACCCGATCGCTGGACGCCCGAGTTCACCGAACAGCTCCTCCACCTGATCACCGTGCTCACCCGACTGGTGGATCTGGAACCGCGTCAGCTGGACCTCTTCGAACGGATCCGCACGGGGCCCCTGGTCACGACGCAGGAGCTCGAGGGGGCGCGGATCTTGCCCGTCGCGCCCGGGGTGCGCAAGGGGCCCCGAAGCAGCGGCCAAGGAGAGTTGCCCCTGACCTGA
- a CDS encoding BRCT domain-containing protein yields the protein MPAVPRTGLIAPRTIGLRKGQEGWLANMVAGLPDMNPSPRPNPQGAAAYRSMLGHALDDGKIVGDEARQLTDLATEAGFTQATIGQLHEKVLMEARARAEEDGVVTSAELRELERAAKELRAGHAIQDLLYAAEQERARRNGPLKGWRIVPVGESGALSAVVDYAVSHGATVGANVTKTVRLVIAEEGTADPKVERARQGGHRLVTPAQAWDVLRAASDRSDAGLFADGDSARVASQVNARRQEEQEDSRPWQEYWRPRELTDQEYHREFVAPYERRDRVASGGPQERTASRTAKTPARPSTQAQKGGGCAGAVLLFMAAGAAAAVSGLLPFWA from the coding sequence GTGCCCGCCGTACCGCGCACCGGCCTGATCGCTCCGCGCACCATCGGTCTGCGCAAGGGCCAGGAGGGATGGCTGGCCAACATGGTCGCCGGGCTGCCCGACATGAACCCCTCGCCCCGCCCCAACCCCCAAGGCGCCGCGGCCTACCGCTCGATGCTGGGCCACGCGCTCGACGACGGCAAGATCGTCGGAGACGAGGCGCGTCAGCTCACGGACCTGGCCACCGAGGCCGGGTTCACCCAGGCCACGATCGGTCAGCTCCACGAGAAGGTGCTGATGGAGGCACGCGCCCGGGCCGAGGAGGACGGTGTGGTGACCTCCGCCGAGCTCCGTGAACTGGAGAGGGCGGCCAAGGAGCTCCGAGCGGGGCACGCCATCCAGGACCTGCTCTACGCCGCCGAACAGGAGAGGGCACGCAGGAACGGCCCCCTCAAGGGCTGGCGGATCGTTCCCGTGGGGGAGTCGGGGGCGCTGAGCGCCGTGGTGGACTACGCGGTGTCCCACGGGGCGACCGTCGGAGCCAACGTCACCAAGACCGTCCGATTGGTGATCGCGGAGGAGGGGACGGCCGACCCCAAGGTGGAGCGGGCGCGCCAGGGCGGTCACCGGCTGGTCACCCCGGCGCAGGCCTGGGACGTCCTGCGCGCGGCCTCGGACCGGTCCGACGCCGGGCTGTTCGCCGACGGCGACAGTGCGCGGGTGGCCTCCCAGGTGAACGCCCGGCGGCAGGAGGAGCAAGAGGACAGCCGGCCCTGGCAGGAGTACTGGCGTCCCCGGGAGCTGACCGACCAGGAGTACCACCGGGAGTTCGTGGCGCCCTACGAGCGCAGGGACCGGGTGGCGAGCGGTGGCCCCCAGGAGCGTACGGCTTCCCGGACGGCGAAGACCCCGGCCCGCCCCTCCACCCAGGCCCAGAAGGGCGGCGGCTGCGCGGGCGCGGTGCTGCTGTTCATGGCCGCGGGGGCGGCGGCCGCGGTCTCGGGTCTGCTGCCCTTCTGGGCGTGA
- a CDS encoding 3'-5' exonuclease, producing the protein MFTQGRLTRGQGIDPRQMLFAAVAVNTTGYEPGRDRVYEAAVVRMRGDGTVVDEYATLVNPQRRVDADERDPITNEQVGKAPAFDRVAGDLLAFLSDAVVVAHGLEHVDRFLDSELGRMGVRVSGVPGLCTLRLLRTQLDTFPYRQNHLYRLLTGDWPAWESSALDKARQRARMLHIVLQRSPALLH; encoded by the coding sequence ATGTTCACCCAGGGCCGTCTCACCCGAGGCCAGGGGATCGACCCCCGCCAGATGCTGTTCGCCGCCGTGGCCGTCAACACCACCGGATACGAGCCGGGCCGGGACCGGGTCTACGAGGCGGCCGTCGTCCGTATGCGCGGCGACGGAACCGTGGTGGACGAGTACGCCACCCTCGTCAACCCCCAGCGCCGAGTCGACGCCGACGAACGGGACCCGATCACCAACGAACAGGTGGGGAAGGCGCCCGCGTTCGACCGTGTCGCCGGAGACCTGCTCGCCTTCCTGTCCGACGCGGTGGTGGTCGCGCACGGCCTCGAACACGTGGATCGGTTCCTCGACAGCGAGCTCGGACGCATGGGCGTCCGCGTCTCCGGCGTCCCTGGCCTGTGCACGCTGCGCCTGCTGCGCACCCAGCTCGACACCTTCCCCTACCGGCAGAACCACCTCTACCGGTTGCTGACCGGGGACTGGCCCGCGTGGGAGAGCAGCGCCCTGGACAAGGCCCGCCAGCGGGCCAGGATGCTGCACATCGTTCTCCAGCGAAGCCCCGCTCTCCTGCACTGA